The following is a genomic window from Oikeobacillus pervagus.
CCAAAATGATCACCATTAAATATCAAGGAAAACAACAATGGGAAGATGTCATTGGACTCGTTGGAAAAGGGATTACCTTTGATACGGGCGGATATTCCATCAAATCGAAAGCTGGTATCGTCGGAATGAAGACAGATATGGGGGGTGCTGCCGCCGTATTAGGAGCAATGGAAGTGATCGGAGAATTGCGTCCTGAGCAAAACGTTGTCGCCGTCATTCCAGCAACGGATAATGTCATTAGTGAACGTGCATTTAAGCCAGATGATGTAATCACTTCGATGAATGGAAAAACGATCGAAGTGTTAAACACAGATGCAGAGGGACGTTTAGTTTTAGCAGATGCGATTACATATGCGAAACATCATGGGGCCAATTATTTAATCGATATTGCCACTTTAACAGGAGGAGTCATTGTTGCATTAGGATTAGATAAAACCGGAGCCCTTACGAATAATGAAGAACTATTTGAACAAATATTAGAAGCTTCCCATGAGGCCGGAGAATTTATTTGGCGTTTGCCATACACTGAAAAAGATAAAGAACGTGTTCGCAACAGCAAAATAGCCGATTTAAATAATTCCCCGGGTCGTGAAGGACATGCGATTATGGCCGGCGCCTTTATTGGAGAATTTGCAGAAAACACACCTTGGGTTCATCTCGATATCGCAGGGACCGCCACTACAAACAAAGAATATCCACTTGGTCCATCAGGCGCAACAGGTGTGATGGTGCGAACATTGGCCCATTTTGTTTCTCAATTTAATCAGTAAGGATAGTGAAAGGGGAACCCCGATAACCGGAGTTTCCCTTTTTTTCTTTGTGCATAGTAGTAGAAGGAATAGAGGGCGCAAAAAAACGCGGGAAATAGTCAAATATGGAGGGAAATGTTCAAATAAGCAAAGAACAAGCGCAAAAAAGCCGG
Proteins encoded in this region:
- a CDS encoding leucyl aminopeptidase, whose protein sequence is MFKVNQLDPFQHESSCLFIGVFEKPVKFEGILQPLDDAFSGQLTDLVKEGELSAKRNAVTTVYSFGKIPAKKVVFIGLGKEKQLSFEQLKEVFGNAFKKVKNAEKVGVYLDSFITESIDVFDAARALSEAFHLSTYQFYGYKQKAQTRDRAVKEIEVYSREEVSELTDSLKIGNAFAKGTNSARTLVNIPSNLLTAEELANYAVELGKKYAFEVEILEKEEIEKLGMGAFLAVNQGSSNPPKMITIKYQGKQQWEDVIGLVGKGITFDTGGYSIKSKAGIVGMKTDMGGAAAVLGAMEVIGELRPEQNVVAVIPATDNVISERAFKPDDVITSMNGKTIEVLNTDAEGRLVLADAITYAKHHGANYLIDIATLTGGVIVALGLDKTGALTNNEELFEQILEASHEAGEFIWRLPYTEKDKERVRNSKIADLNNSPGREGHAIMAGAFIGEFAENTPWVHLDIAGTATTNKEYPLGPSGATGVMVRTLAHFVSQFNQ